In Xyrauchen texanus isolate HMW12.3.18 chromosome 13, RBS_HiC_50CHRs, whole genome shotgun sequence, a single genomic region encodes these proteins:
- the LOC127654210 gene encoding N-acetylmuramoyl-L-alanine amidase-like isoform X3, protein MIPGTLWIIATAGICLGIQSAVTADHLRTMELFITAFHHLEDLNPRMSSLALVTSLHKIASDNFTYSLESYDNHTAIHSSNSNNSFIPQLLNMNRKLFNFFNHTTHHFITDGHEERGVVLTPDGTTVALAPLLHGIELGLQAKEDSNQTHGFYLLPLAKSLSLSFLQFQNSTKFEWLGPDGCWDNVLAPIVFTLAGVPSLATDALVHGGMDGAILGKHLSVVNSYEIKLSEMLRSYYSGSMEELGHCDTALRGRYRRQNFQKITNPSLLQEKVAEALQMNRQQGDTVVENITEEGIKEFVLRYMDCPAIIPRCMWGAAPPSVPLVPLSPSLPFLYIHHTAIPSQPCLNFQMCSTKIRAIQQFHQKDRGWYDIGYRWVHLRRSRLDVTRGSY, encoded by the exons ATGATACCAGGAACACTGTGGATTATTGCAACGGCTGGCATATGCTTAGGCATTCAGAGTGCAG TTACAGCAGATCATTTGAGGACTATGGAGCTCTTTATAACAGCTTTCCACCACTTAGAAGATTTAAACCCAAGAATGAGTTCACTGGCTTTAGTGACAAGTCTACACAAGATTGCAAGTGATAATTTCACGTACAGTTTGGAGTCATACGACAATCACACTGCTATTCACTCTTCAAACTCCAACAACAGTTTTATCCCTCAGCTGCTGAATATGAACAGAAAGCTCTTCAATTTCTTTAACCATACCACTCACCATTTTATAACAGACGGTCACGAGGAGAGGGGAGTTGTCCTGACTCCTGATGGAACGACTGTTGCCCTCGCTCCCCTCCTTCATGGTATTGAGCTTGGCCTACAAGCTAAGGAGGACAGTAACCAGACTCATGGTTTCTACCTACTCCCATTGGCCAAGAGCCTAAGCTTGTCATTTCTGCAGTTTCAGAATTCAACAAAGTTTGAGTGGCTTGGCCCTGATGGTTGTTGGGACAATGTATTGGCTCCTATAGTTTTCACTCTTGCAGGGGTACCATCTTTGGCCACTGATGCTCTGGTCCATGGAGGAATGGATGGAGCCATACTAGGGAAGCACCTTTCTGTTGTTAATAGCTATGAAATAAAATTAAGTGAAATGCTGAGGAGCTATTACTCAGGCAGCATGGAGGAGTTGGGTCACTGTGATACTGCTCTGAGAGGCCGCTATcgcagacagaattttcaaaaGATTACGAATCCATCATTGCTTCAAGAGAAGGTAGCAGAAGCATTACAAATGAATCGACAACAAGGGGACACTGTGGTGGAGAATATTACAGAAGAGGGAATTAAAGAATTTGTGTTGCGATATATGG ACTGCCCTGCTATCATTCCGAGATGTATGTGGGGAGCAGCACCGCCCAGTGTTCCCCTCGTTCCTCTGTCTCCATCCCTACCTTTTCTGTATATTCACCACACAGCGATTCCCAGCCAACCCTGCCTAAACTTTCAGATGTGTTCCACAAAAATTAGAGCAATTCAACAATTCCACCAGAAAGATCGTGGTTGGTACGACATCGGCTACAG ATGGGTACATCTACGAAGGTCGAGGTTGGATGTCACAAGGGGCTCATACTAA
- the LOC127654210 gene encoding N-acetylmuramoyl-L-alanine amidase-like isoform X2 — protein sequence MIPGTLWIIATAGICLGIQSAADHLRTMELFITAFHHLEDLNPRMSSLALVTSLHKIASDNFTYSLESYDNHTAIHSSNSNNSFIPQLLNMNRKLFNFFNHTTHHFITDGHEERGVVLTPDGTTVALAPLLHGIELGLQAKEDSNQTHGFYLLPLAKSLSLSFLQFQNSTKFEWLGPDGCWDNVLAPIVFTLAGVPSLATDALVHGGMDGAILGKHLSVVNSYEIKLSEMLRSYYSGSMEELGHCDTALRGRYRRQNFQKITNPSLLQEKVAEALQMNRQQGDTVVENITEEGIKEFVLRYMDCPAIIPRCMWGAAPPSVPLVPLSPSLPFLYIHHTAIPSQPCLNFQMCSTKIRAIQQFHQKDRGWYDIGYSFLVGSDGYIYEGRGWMSQGAHTKGRNTVGYGVAFIGNYDAHLPSNYTMELVRHHLVKCGVRSGFLQENFTMLGHRQVVDTGCPGDSLYAEIKTWEHYRNMDPLK from the exons ATGATACCAGGAACACTGTGGATTATTGCAACGGCTGGCATATGCTTAGGCATTCAGAGTGCAG CAGATCATTTGAGGACTATGGAGCTCTTTATAACAGCTTTCCACCACTTAGAAGATTTAAACCCAAGAATGAGTTCACTGGCTTTAGTGACAAGTCTACACAAGATTGCAAGTGATAATTTCACGTACAGTTTGGAGTCATACGACAATCACACTGCTATTCACTCTTCAAACTCCAACAACAGTTTTATCCCTCAGCTGCTGAATATGAACAGAAAGCTCTTCAATTTCTTTAACCATACCACTCACCATTTTATAACAGACGGTCACGAGGAGAGGGGAGTTGTCCTGACTCCTGATGGAACGACTGTTGCCCTCGCTCCCCTCCTTCATGGTATTGAGCTTGGCCTACAAGCTAAGGAGGACAGTAACCAGACTCATGGTTTCTACCTACTCCCATTGGCCAAGAGCCTAAGCTTGTCATTTCTGCAGTTTCAGAATTCAACAAAGTTTGAGTGGCTTGGCCCTGATGGTTGTTGGGACAATGTATTGGCTCCTATAGTTTTCACTCTTGCAGGGGTACCATCTTTGGCCACTGATGCTCTGGTCCATGGAGGAATGGATGGAGCCATACTAGGGAAGCACCTTTCTGTTGTTAATAGCTATGAAATAAAATTAAGTGAAATGCTGAGGAGCTATTACTCAGGCAGCATGGAGGAGTTGGGTCACTGTGATACTGCTCTGAGAGGCCGCTATcgcagacagaattttcaaaaGATTACGAATCCATCATTGCTTCAAGAGAAGGTAGCAGAAGCATTACAAATGAATCGACAACAAGGGGACACTGTGGTGGAGAATATTACAGAAGAGGGAATTAAAGAATTTGTGTTGCGATATATGG ACTGCCCTGCTATCATTCCGAGATGTATGTGGGGAGCAGCACCGCCCAGTGTTCCCCTCGTTCCTCTGTCTCCATCCCTACCTTTTCTGTATATTCACCACACAGCGATTCCCAGCCAACCCTGCCTAAACTTTCAGATGTGTTCCACAAAAATTAGAGCAATTCAACAATTCCACCAGAAAGATCGTGGTTGGTACGACATCGGCTACAG CTTTTTGGTTGGGTCAGATGGGTACATCTACGAAGGTCGAGGTTGGATGTCACAAGGGGCTCATACTAAAGGACGAAATACTGTAGGGTATGGGGTTGCTTTCATCGGGAACTACGATGCCCATTTACCCTCCAATTACACAATGGAGCTAGTGCGCCATCATCTGGTCAAATGTGGAGTGCGGAGTGGATTCTTGCAGGAAAATTTCACCATGCTGGGTCACAGACAAGTAGTAGACACAGGGTGCCCAGGGGATTCCCTGTATGCTGAGATAAAAACTTGGGAACACTACAGA AATATGGATCCTTTAAAGTAA
- the LOC127654210 gene encoding N-acetylmuramoyl-L-alanine amidase-like isoform X1, which translates to MIPGTLWIIATAGICLGIQSAVTADHLRTMELFITAFHHLEDLNPRMSSLALVTSLHKIASDNFTYSLESYDNHTAIHSSNSNNSFIPQLLNMNRKLFNFFNHTTHHFITDGHEERGVVLTPDGTTVALAPLLHGIELGLQAKEDSNQTHGFYLLPLAKSLSLSFLQFQNSTKFEWLGPDGCWDNVLAPIVFTLAGVPSLATDALVHGGMDGAILGKHLSVVNSYEIKLSEMLRSYYSGSMEELGHCDTALRGRYRRQNFQKITNPSLLQEKVAEALQMNRQQGDTVVENITEEGIKEFVLRYMDCPAIIPRCMWGAAPPSVPLVPLSPSLPFLYIHHTAIPSQPCLNFQMCSTKIRAIQQFHQKDRGWYDIGYSFLVGSDGYIYEGRGWMSQGAHTKGRNTVGYGVAFIGNYDAHLPSNYTMELVRHHLVKCGVRSGFLQENFTMLGHRQVVDTGCPGDSLYAEIKTWEHYRNMDPLK; encoded by the exons ATGATACCAGGAACACTGTGGATTATTGCAACGGCTGGCATATGCTTAGGCATTCAGAGTGCAG TTACAGCAGATCATTTGAGGACTATGGAGCTCTTTATAACAGCTTTCCACCACTTAGAAGATTTAAACCCAAGAATGAGTTCACTGGCTTTAGTGACAAGTCTACACAAGATTGCAAGTGATAATTTCACGTACAGTTTGGAGTCATACGACAATCACACTGCTATTCACTCTTCAAACTCCAACAACAGTTTTATCCCTCAGCTGCTGAATATGAACAGAAAGCTCTTCAATTTCTTTAACCATACCACTCACCATTTTATAACAGACGGTCACGAGGAGAGGGGAGTTGTCCTGACTCCTGATGGAACGACTGTTGCCCTCGCTCCCCTCCTTCATGGTATTGAGCTTGGCCTACAAGCTAAGGAGGACAGTAACCAGACTCATGGTTTCTACCTACTCCCATTGGCCAAGAGCCTAAGCTTGTCATTTCTGCAGTTTCAGAATTCAACAAAGTTTGAGTGGCTTGGCCCTGATGGTTGTTGGGACAATGTATTGGCTCCTATAGTTTTCACTCTTGCAGGGGTACCATCTTTGGCCACTGATGCTCTGGTCCATGGAGGAATGGATGGAGCCATACTAGGGAAGCACCTTTCTGTTGTTAATAGCTATGAAATAAAATTAAGTGAAATGCTGAGGAGCTATTACTCAGGCAGCATGGAGGAGTTGGGTCACTGTGATACTGCTCTGAGAGGCCGCTATcgcagacagaattttcaaaaGATTACGAATCCATCATTGCTTCAAGAGAAGGTAGCAGAAGCATTACAAATGAATCGACAACAAGGGGACACTGTGGTGGAGAATATTACAGAAGAGGGAATTAAAGAATTTGTGTTGCGATATATGG ACTGCCCTGCTATCATTCCGAGATGTATGTGGGGAGCAGCACCGCCCAGTGTTCCCCTCGTTCCTCTGTCTCCATCCCTACCTTTTCTGTATATTCACCACACAGCGATTCCCAGCCAACCCTGCCTAAACTTTCAGATGTGTTCCACAAAAATTAGAGCAATTCAACAATTCCACCAGAAAGATCGTGGTTGGTACGACATCGGCTACAG CTTTTTGGTTGGGTCAGATGGGTACATCTACGAAGGTCGAGGTTGGATGTCACAAGGGGCTCATACTAAAGGACGAAATACTGTAGGGTATGGGGTTGCTTTCATCGGGAACTACGATGCCCATTTACCCTCCAATTACACAATGGAGCTAGTGCGCCATCATCTGGTCAAATGTGGAGTGCGGAGTGGATTCTTGCAGGAAAATTTCACCATGCTGGGTCACAGACAAGTAGTAGACACAGGGTGCCCAGGGGATTCCCTGTATGCTGAGATAAAAACTTGGGAACACTACAGA AATATGGATCCTTTAAAGTAA